The DNA window GGAAGTAGCACGTGTTGAATCCAAGTCGTACGCTGTCAGGTGTTCTAGTTACGACGCTCGGATCGGTATTGAAATCGTTGCTCAGTGCCAACCTGCCGGCATCAACGCCATCAACTTTTACAAAGAAGCAGGCAACCCAATCACCCAATGCTCTCTGTGCTTGACGATATGACCTAACCTCCAGTACCCCCGGCAAAAAGCTAACAACTGCAGGATTTAGACTGGCCTCGTTGAGCAGTTGTATATAGCGCCGTACATCGAGAGGGTTTCGAGGCTGGATCCGTTCAATCTCGATTCGCATCCTATCGGTGACTCTACCACTTGTGATCAGAGTCACCAAGCATAACGGGGGTTAGTCTCCTTTTGGGCCGTGTGTAGCTAAGAGCCGTTTTTGCCTGCCATACTCCCGGCTGGTCAGGTAAACAATCAGGCAGTCGAAGAGCGTCAGCAGTGTCAACGTAATCGAGAAGCGGACAAATGTAATCCTATAGATCTGGTAGACGATAAAGCCGATCGTCAAAACGACAAGGCCTATATAGGCCCAGAGGCGATCTCTCAAAATTTCAATAACCAGCACGACCTTTGAGAGACCATGTGCCAACAGGTATATAGCCCCGAACAGCAGGGCAGAGTGTGTTGCGTAGTGGACGCTATGCAGGATGTGATTAGCTAAAAAGTCCTTTGGGTCCTCACTGAGTTCTTCTTGAGTAACGAAGTGGATCAGATGGTTAACGTCACTCGGTCGGACAAAGAGCAGAACTAGTCCGCCGATGGTCTCGATAATTCCATCCAAGGCCTTGAGCAAGATGCTGATAACAAAGACCTTATCCAGATCGTTACGGATCTTAAAAGTAGGCATATGCATACTTTGATTGTACCTCGCGACCACTAAAAGGGAAGTTGACATTTTTGCACATTCGTGCTAGAATAACAATATCTACAACAAAAGATAAACACAGGTAAAAACAAAAAAATGAGTGTCGAAGACAGAATTCTACGTTTTCAGGAGCGGATCAAGAACCGTCTTGAAGAGATCGAAGCCATGGAAAATGACAACCGCATCGCTCTCGTCCCGGTCGTCGGCCTCGACCAATCCGAGCTTAGTAACGATCGATAGAGACGCCCGATCGCCTTTCTAGGCCAGCTGTGGTTGAATAGAGACTATGAGTAGAGCAGTGGCCGAGCACCCGTCCGCGCTGGTGCGTCTACACAGAGAGCTGAAAGAGTGGGTTGTTATCCCCTATCTTCTCGAGGGACAGATCTACTTTTGGAGTGGCTACCTCGTATTCGTTCTCTGCTACCACTTTCTTGGTTTCCGGCTCTTTCCCTCGACAGCAATTCAGTATGTTTTTGGCTTGATCATCAACTTCATCCTGGTGCGTTACTGGGTCTTTGCCAAACAGGCTCGACGTGATCATCTCAAAGCTGGGATTATAAAGTACGGTCTCTATCTGGCCCTTAACTACTTTGTCACCTACTTCCTGCTTAAGGGTATGCAAGACTATCTGGATATCACACCATATATTGGCCAGTTCATTGCGGCAGGGTTTATGACGTTCTGGAATTACTTCAATTACCGAACCTGGGTCTTTAAAGGCCCAACACGCATACATCACAATTGATTCGGCAGATAATAGGGGTTATCATAAGCATATTCATCATGACTCCTAGCGAAATGCGACCCAGCAAAAAACAACGTGAGCTCCTCGATTTTATCGAGAATTTCATAAACGAACACGGATATGGGCCGAGTTATCGGGAGATAATGAGGGGAATGGGTTATAAGTCTGTTTCAACCGTAGCTATCCATATCGATAATCTAATCTCTAAAGAATGCCTCAGAAAGCGGACGCGCTCAGCTCGCTCGCTTGAAGTTATGAGACAGAGCGCAGAGGTGCCAGTACAGTCATCCGCCAAAGCTTCTCCTGAGAAATGGCTCGTCGGGCAAGTCGATAAGAGGTTTCAGGCAGTTGAGAAGTCTGCCAAAAAAGTCGAAGAGGAAGCCTTGAATGATCTCTACGTTCTCGTCGGAACACTGCACATACTAGGTATGAAAGAGCATGCCGAGAGCGCCAAGTCACGCCTCATGGCTCTAAAAGAAAAGGTCAGTGCTCCTGTTGAAGCAAATTGACCACCCTCGTTAATACAGATATAATAACCTGCGTATTCCGGGGTAGCTCAATGGTAGAGCGTTCGACTGTTAATCGAATGGTTGCGAGTTCGAGTCTCGCCCCCGGAGCCAATTTACTTCATTTAGACTTCGATTGCTTACTTAGTACCCACTGCACCGACGGGCTTATCGACTTATCTGTACGATGGATGCAGCCTAGCCAGCAACATGGTCTGCGCATACCTTCTTTAAGTTCAGAAACAACTCGCCTGACGTG is part of the Candidatus Saccharimonadales bacterium genome and encodes:
- a CDS encoding GtrA family protein, giving the protein MSRAVAEHPSALVRLHRELKEWVVIPYLLEGQIYFWSGYLVFVLCYHFLGFRLFPSTAIQYVFGLIINFILVRYWVFAKQARRDHLKAGIIKYGLYLALNYFVTYFLLKGMQDYLDITPYIGQFIAAGFMTFWNYFNYRTWVFKGPTRIHHN
- a CDS encoding DUF2127 domain-containing protein, encoding MHMPTFKIRNDLDKVFVISILLKALDGIIETIGGLVLLFVRPSDVNHLIHFVTQEELSEDPKDFLANHILHSVHYATHSALLFGAIYLLAHGLSKVVLVIEILRDRLWAYIGLVVLTIGFIVYQIYRITFVRFSITLTLLTLFDCLIVYLTSREYGRQKRLLATHGPKGD